A genomic window from Gossypium hirsutum isolate 1008001.06 chromosome D10, Gossypium_hirsutum_v2.1, whole genome shotgun sequence includes:
- the LOC107915536 gene encoding probable leucine-rich repeat receptor-like protein kinase At1g35710, translating into MASFSIPFKLIVFFLFFASSHAFSSKTIASTEAEALLKWKASLPNDTQTLLSSLWGGSNHCNWTGITCNNAGSITDMILIDYELELRGRLSSLTVLFLYQNHLTGTIPISIGDLQNLSQIDLADNRLNGSIPKEIGMIRSLWLLDLSNNHLTGPIPTCIGNLSNMNYLYLWSNNFFGSIPDQIGMLKSLFDLQLSNNNLTGVIPDSIGNLTNLEKLVLHFNGLSGSIPTSMGNLNKFFGELPPNWGQSQNLTSLLISNDKNCGKIPFELGHATKLQELHLSSNHRNGEIPMELGKLTMMNRLYLSDNHFSGKIPSEIGLLSKLEQLDLASNNLSGPIPDDLGHCFK; encoded by the exons ATGGCTTCCTTCTCAATACCATTCAAACTCATcgtcttcttcctcttctttgcATCTTCCCATGCTTTCTCTTCTAAAACCATAGCCTCCACGGAAGCTGAAGCTCTTCTAAAATGGAAAGCTAGCCTACCCAACGACACCCAAACTTTGCTCTCTTCTTTGTGGGGCGGAAGCAACCATTGCAATTGGACTGGAATCACTTGCAATAATGCTGGAAGCATCACCGATATGATCCTGATAGATTATGAATTGGAATTGAGAG GAAGGTTGAGTTCACTTACTGTACTTTTTCTTTACCAAAACCATCTCACTGGTACAATACCTATTTCTATTGGAGACTTGCAAAATTTATCCCAAATTGACCTCGCTGACAATAGGCTCAATGGTTCCATACCTAAAGAGATCGGAATGATTAGATCACTTTGGCTACTTGATCTTTCAAACAACCATCTAACTGGTCCTATACCAACATGTATAGGAAACTTAAGTAACATGAACTATCTCTATCTGTGGAGTAATAATTTCTTTGGTTCTATCCCCGATCAGATAGGAATGCTCAAATCTCTTTTCGACTTGCAGTTGTCTAACAATAATCTCACTGGCGTAATCCCTGATTCCATAGGAAACTTGACTAACTTGGAAAAACTTGTGCTTCATTTTAATGGGCTTTCTGGTTCAATCCCAACTTCGATGGGAAACTTAAACAAGTTTTTTGGTGAACTTCCTCCAAATTGGGGACAAAGCCAGAATCTAACAAGCTTACTGATCTCCAACGATAAAAATTGTGGAAAGATTCCATTCGAATTGGGACATGCAACCAAATTACAAGAACTTCATCTCTCTTCGAATCATCGAAATGGTGAGATTCCTATGGAACTAGGAAAGTTGACAATGATGAACCGTCTTTATCTAAGTGATAATCATTTTTCTGGCAAAATTCCATCAGAGATTGGACTTCTTTCAAAACTAGAACAACTTGACTTGGCATCAAACAATTTAAGTGGGCCTATTCCTGATGATCTTGGACATTGCTTCAAGTAA